The proteins below come from a single Longimicrobiaceae bacterium genomic window:
- a CDS encoding cupredoxin domain-containing protein, with translation MVRNHTGGDRLRRAAGRIFLGTVLAAGAACGRGEARGREEDAGGPPAAAEEVSVTAELSEWKVALSRDTVPAGQVTFRVTNTGKLPHALVVEGEGVDRLTNHLQAGETTTLRVTLPPGTYEVYCPVKEGTDHSAVGMHTSLVVRGR, from the coding sequence GTGGTCCGGAATCATACGGGAGGGGATCGTTTGCGACGGGCCGCCGGACGCATTTTTCTCGGGACCGTCCTCGCCGCGGGGGCCGCGTGCGGCCGGGGAGAGGCGCGGGGCCGGGAGGAGGACGCAGGCGGCCCTCCGGCCGCTGCGGAGGAGGTGAGCGTCACGGCGGAGCTCTCGGAATGGAAGGTCGCGCTCTCGCGCGACACCGTCCCTGCCGGGCAGGTCACCTTCCGGGTGACCAACACCGGAAAGCTGCCGCACGCCCTGGTGGTGGAGGGCGAGGGAGTGGACAGGCTGACGAACCACCTCCAGGCCGGCGAAACGACGACGCTCCGGGTCACCCTCCCGCCGGGCACCTACGAGGTCTACTGTCCGGTGAAGGAGGGGACGGACCACTCAGCGGTCGGGATGCACACGAGCCTGGTCGTGCGCGGGCGATGA